One segment of Candidatus Arsenophonus lipoptenae DNA contains the following:
- the murJ gene encoding murein biosynthesis integral membrane protein MurJ, translating into MNLFKSLVSVSIITIFSRILGFIRDTFIAHFFGASVVTDAFFISFKLPNILRRIFAEGAFSQSFIPILGEYKNKEHIDTIRNFISYVAGLLILILFIITVLGILVAPWIIYIIAPGFIDIPDKFDLTVRLFRITFPYILFISLVSFISSILNTWNKFSVPAFSPILLNISMIMSMLFLVPYCEFPILALSWGVFIGGILQLLYQIPFLKGMGLLVLPRISMQHIGVLRVIKLMGSAIIGVSISQISLMINTVLASFLESGSISWIYYADRLMEIPSGILGSTIGTILLPSLSKSFSTGNYREYQCLINWGLRLCFLLALPCTIVLAIFAKPLIISLFQYGNFSSYDTTMTFRALIAYCIGLMGLIIVRILATVFYSRKDIKTPIKIAFVSLILTQLMNIIFIKLLQHVGLILSISLSACINAFMLYWQLLRQGIFIPSLNWGNFLLKLSASLMIMTIILVLILQYIPLWEEEIMLIRISWLLIVFFIGIISYFIALFVFGFRLRDFSLSVM; encoded by the coding sequence ATGAATTTATTCAAATCATTAGTATCTGTAAGTATTATAACTATATTTTCTAGAATATTAGGCTTTATTCGAGATACTTTTATTGCTCATTTTTTTGGTGCCAGTGTAGTAACTGATGCTTTTTTTATCTCCTTTAAATTACCAAATATTTTACGAAGAATTTTTGCAGAAGGAGCATTCTCTCAATCATTTATTCCTATTTTAGGGGAATACAAAAACAAAGAACATATTGATACAATACGCAATTTTATTTCTTATGTTGCTGGATTATTAATATTAATTTTATTTATTATTACAGTATTAGGAATTTTAGTTGCACCATGGATTATTTATATTATTGCACCTGGTTTTATTGATATTCCTGATAAATTTGATTTAACGGTACGTTTATTTAGAATTACTTTCCCTTATATTTTATTTATTTCCTTGGTGTCTTTTATTAGCTCTATTTTAAATACTTGGAATAAATTTTCTGTTCCTGCTTTTTCTCCTATTTTATTAAACATTAGTATGATTATGTCAATGTTATTTTTAGTGCCATATTGTGAATTTCCTATTTTAGCATTAAGTTGGGGAGTTTTTATAGGTGGAATTTTACAGTTATTATATCAAATTCCATTTTTAAAAGGAATGGGTTTATTAGTTTTACCTCGTATTTCTATGCAACATATAGGTGTATTAAGAGTAATAAAGTTAATGGGATCTGCTATTATAGGTGTTTCAATAAGTCAAATTTCTTTAATGATCAATACTGTGTTGGCATCATTTTTAGAATCTGGTTCTATTTCATGGATTTATTATGCTGACAGATTAATGGAAATACCATCTGGTATATTAGGATCAACAATTGGAACTATATTATTACCTTCTTTATCAAAAAGTTTTTCAACTGGTAATTACAGAGAATATCAGTGTTTAATAAATTGGGGATTGCGACTTTGTTTTTTATTAGCTCTTCCTTGCACTATTGTACTAGCTATTTTTGCCAAACCATTAATAATATCACTATTTCAGTATGGTAATTTTAGTTCGTATGATACCACAATGACTTTCCGCGCATTAATTGCATACTGTATTGGTCTAATGGGATTAATTATAGTAAGAATATTAGCAACTGTTTTTTATTCCAGAAAAGATATTAAAACTCCTATTAAAATAGCTTTTGTTAGTTTAATCTTAACGCAATTAATGAATATTATTTTTATTAAATTATTACAACATGTTGGATTGATTTTATCAATTAGTTTATCAGCATGTATAAATGCATTCATGCTATATTGGCAATTACTTCGTCAAGGTATATTTATTCCATCATTAAATTGGGGTAATTTTTTGTTAAAATTAAGCGCTTCATTAATGATTATGACTATTATATTAGTATTAATATTACAATATATCCCATTATGGGAAGAAGAAATTATGTTGATAAGAATATCTTGGTTATTAATTGTATTTTTTATAGGTATAATTAGTTATTTTATTGCATTATTTGTTTTTGGGTTTCGTTTACGCGATTTTTCACTAAGTGTTATGTAG